One region of Sulfuriroseicoccus oceanibius genomic DNA includes:
- a CDS encoding lactate/malate dehydrogenase family protein → MKVSIIGGGGRVGSNAAICLQCAGIVSEIQILDANEALAEGEALDLLHGASCLSDQRIYAGDYARAADSDVFIITAGLRRKPDESRLDLINRNVGLFSQILHSIKSAGMKDDAIVFVVSNPVDILTHLAVSYLGLPWQQVIGLGTMLDTARFRSLIANDLELAPTQVKALILGEHGDSMLPVWSSATVGGLPLAGVNGCDANYQRQVFERTKKSGAEVISRKGGAGWAVGASIAETVHAIALDKKQLLPVSSLQQGAYGLRDVCLSVPTIVGRHGVEKHLEIDLWPKEKQALLASAKALKDMLRQVARG, encoded by the coding sequence ATGAAAGTTTCCATCATCGGCGGCGGTGGCCGCGTCGGGTCGAATGCGGCGATCTGCCTCCAGTGCGCCGGCATCGTCTCCGAGATCCAGATTCTCGATGCCAATGAAGCGCTCGCCGAGGGCGAGGCGCTCGATTTGCTCCACGGGGCCTCGTGCTTGTCAGACCAGCGCATCTATGCCGGCGACTATGCCCGTGCCGCGGACTCGGATGTGTTCATCATCACCGCAGGTCTGCGCCGCAAGCCGGACGAATCACGACTCGATTTGATCAACCGGAACGTGGGGTTGTTTTCCCAGATCCTCCACAGCATCAAGTCGGCGGGAATGAAGGACGACGCGATTGTGTTCGTCGTCTCGAACCCGGTGGATATTCTGACGCATCTCGCGGTGAGCTATCTCGGTTTGCCATGGCAACAGGTGATCGGACTGGGCACGATGCTCGACACGGCACGTTTCCGCTCGCTGATCGCCAACGACCTTGAGCTGGCTCCGACCCAGGTGAAGGCGCTGATTCTCGGCGAGCACGGCGACAGTATGTTGCCGGTGTGGTCGTCTGCTACTGTGGGCGGCTTGCCGCTTGCCGGAGTGAATGGGTGCGACGCCAATTACCAGCGCCAGGTTTTTGAACGTACCAAGAAGAGCGGAGCCGAAGTGATCTCGCGCAAGGGCGGGGCCGGATGGGCGGTCGGGGCATCGATTGCCGAAACTGTTCACGCCATCGCGCTCGATAAGAAGCAGTTGTTGCCCGTCTCGAGTCTCCAACAGGGAGCCTACGGTCTGCGCGATGTCTGCCTGAGTGTACCGACTATTGTAGGACGACACGGGGTGGAGAAGCATCTTGAGATCGATTTGTGGCCGAAGGAAAAGCAAGCGTTGCTAGCCTCCGCCAAAGCGCTCAAAGACATGCTCCGCCAAGTCGCCCGAGGGTAG
- a CDS encoding cysteine hydrolase family protein, producing MKKAILLIDLQMDYFPGGLFPLWNADPCLDAVKHAIDLAKQREVEIIHIQHIANPEAGIAPFFNKGTDGAAIHPDVLAAAPEAPVVIKEYADSFHETGLEQLLTDLGVGELFICGMMTQNCVTHTAISKAAEKYKVTILPDCCTSVSEPIHLIGLHAVSTRVPLIPADQALGSQ from the coding sequence ATGAAAAAGGCCATCCTTCTCATCGATCTCCAAATGGACTACTTCCCTGGAGGTTTGTTCCCGTTATGGAATGCAGACCCATGCCTCGATGCGGTCAAACACGCCATCGATCTCGCAAAACAACGCGAAGTCGAGATCATCCACATCCAACACATCGCGAATCCGGAGGCTGGCATCGCCCCGTTCTTCAACAAAGGTACCGACGGCGCAGCCATCCACCCAGATGTACTCGCCGCCGCACCGGAAGCTCCGGTAGTGATCAAAGAATACGCTGACTCGTTTCATGAAACCGGTCTCGAGCAACTACTCACCGACCTCGGAGTCGGGGAGCTCTTCATCTGCGGAATGATGACCCAAAACTGCGTCACCCACACTGCAATCTCGAAAGCAGCCGAGAAATACAAAGTCACTATTCTGCCCGACTGCTGCACCTCGGTCAGCGAGCCAATCCACCTGATCGGCCTCCACGCTGTCTCCACCCGCGTCCCGCTCATTCCCGCCGATCAAGCACTCGGCAGTCAATAA
- a CDS encoding class II aldolase/adducin family protein, which translates to MKKVFTERDIQQMLRSGMSLDTIPAGAVLTPSARDAIRAAGKQAPAYASGQGIKSAPSAADRFPPLPPGVPTVPPEPIVPSFEYHWPAGQDPQTPEEIQRFFYSPEIQKLKEAIVHVGHKMWMRNMVDGNGGNITVRVGDNLVLCTPTLRSKGELVADDIALVDLDGNQKAGWRKRTSEANTHLAIMKLQPKAKSVIHGHPPYSTAYAVAGIEPPTCLCSEAEIFTGPIRLVPYQTPGSPENASAVAEIGKDNPAILLANHGVMTWGTDVEDAYWKLENMETACQTVWVASQLNGGKLQRIPSDKMQDIFDIRRSIGMEDPREGMKECELCHDDFRPGTFTAISPAMVDDSADFVPDAEALVKRITDEIMAAKK; encoded by the coding sequence ATGAAGAAGGTATTTACCGAACGAGACATCCAGCAAATGCTGCGCAGCGGCATGAGCCTCGACACCATCCCCGCGGGGGCGGTGCTCACACCGTCGGCGCGTGATGCGATCCGCGCAGCGGGCAAACAAGCACCGGCATACGCATCGGGGCAGGGAATTAAGTCCGCCCCATCTGCCGCCGACCGATTTCCACCGTTGCCACCCGGCGTGCCGACCGTGCCGCCGGAGCCGATTGTCCCGAGTTTTGAGTATCACTGGCCTGCCGGGCAGGACCCTCAGACGCCCGAGGAGATCCAGCGGTTCTTCTATTCTCCGGAGATCCAGAAGTTGAAGGAGGCCATCGTGCACGTTGGCCACAAGATGTGGATGCGCAATATGGTCGACGGCAATGGCGGTAACATCACGGTGCGAGTCGGGGACAACTTGGTGCTCTGCACGCCGACCCTGCGCTCGAAGGGGGAATTGGTCGCCGATGACATCGCGCTGGTTGATCTCGACGGGAATCAGAAAGCCGGCTGGCGCAAGCGAACCAGTGAGGCGAACACGCACCTGGCGATCATGAAGTTGCAGCCGAAGGCCAAGAGCGTGATCCACGGACACCCTCCGTATTCCACGGCTTACGCGGTGGCGGGGATCGAACCGCCGACCTGCCTTTGCTCGGAAGCCGAAATCTTCACCGGACCCATTCGCCTCGTGCCGTACCAGACGCCGGGTAGCCCGGAAAATGCGTCGGCGGTGGCGGAGATCGGAAAAGACAACCCCGCCATCCTGCTCGCTAACCACGGCGTGATGACCTGGGGCACGGACGTGGAGGATGCTTATTGGAAGTTGGAAAATATGGAGACCGCCTGCCAGACCGTGTGGGTGGCAAGCCAGCTCAATGGCGGCAAGCTCCAGCGCATCCCGAGCGACAAGATGCAGGATATCTTCGACATCCGGCGCTCGATCGGGATGGAGGATCCTCGCGAGGGGATGAAGGAATGTGAGTTGTGCCACGACGATTTCCGCCCTGGTACGTTCACCGCAATCAGCCCCGCGATGGTCGATGACTCGGCCGACTTCGTGCCGGATGCCGAGGCGTTGGTCAAACGCATCACCGACGAGATCATGGCGGCCAAGAAATAG
- a CDS encoding SDR family NAD(P)-dependent oxidoreductase: protein MSNQTILITGGNAGIGLATAKLFASNGYNVAIIGRRAEQNESAAVAIKEIGASCLPLTGDVTDETFIRDAVARTKSEFGGLHHVFNNAGVEQVPSPLPDQTIDDYRKIIDVNVMGVWLVMRETIPTIIESGGGCVVNTSSVAGLIGMVQIPLYIAAKHAVIGLTKAVALEYAQQGVRINAVCPGAVQTDLYDRFTGKNAEMEQAIEAMHPMGRSGTPEEVASAVLYLCRDATWTTGQSIVMDGGFTAQ from the coding sequence ATGAGCAATCAAACCATTCTCATCACCGGAGGCAACGCCGGCATCGGTCTTGCAACCGCCAAGCTCTTCGCCTCCAATGGATACAATGTCGCGATCATAGGGCGTCGCGCGGAGCAAAATGAATCCGCGGCCGTTGCTATCAAGGAGATCGGCGCAAGCTGCCTTCCCCTCACAGGCGATGTCACCGACGAAACATTCATCCGCGATGCCGTGGCTCGGACCAAAAGCGAATTCGGCGGCCTGCACCATGTGTTCAACAACGCGGGCGTCGAACAGGTTCCATCGCCACTCCCCGACCAAACGATCGACGACTACCGCAAGATCATAGATGTCAACGTGATGGGCGTGTGGCTGGTGATGCGCGAGACCATTCCAACCATCATCGAATCCGGAGGGGGCTGCGTGGTGAACACATCATCCGTCGCGGGACTCATCGGCATGGTTCAAATCCCACTCTACATTGCCGCCAAGCACGCCGTGATCGGCCTCACCAAAGCCGTCGCGCTTGAATACGCGCAACAAGGCGTGCGCATCAATGCCGTCTGCCCCGGTGCCGTGCAAACCGATCTCTACGATCGCTTCACCGGCAAAAACGCGGAGATGGAACAAGCCATCGAAGCCATGCACCCCATGGGCCGCAGCGGCACACCTGAGGAAGTCGCCTCCGCCGTGCTCTACCTCTGCCGCGACGCCACCTGGACCACCGGCCAAAGCATCGTCATGGACGGCGGGTTCACCGCGCAATAG
- a CDS encoding SMP-30/gluconolactonase/LRE family protein, which translates to MKHPLTVLLAGALIACPPAHAQKDGQPPLKVEASSAKQWTGVAISSDGRLFVNYPYWSDNVPVSVAEIKDGKAVPYPSPEWNDRTSDAHFNAVQSVVIDAKDRLWVLDTNNPQFKGVQKQGPVLYQIDLKTNQKVKAYPFPEGVYRPNSYFNDVRIDTESNVAYLTDSGNGALIVLDLKSGESRRLLEGHPSVKSELDQLVCDGVVWKNSVDADGIALTPDRQYIYFIALTSHTLYRVETAALTNPELSPDELAEQVEQVAKVPATDGMMFDSTGNLWLGGLETNSINQLHPDHKVSEVLQAPSIRWADSFAIGRDGRIYFTTSQIHIPEDKRQQYQVLSFTPADPADTTAPPEP; encoded by the coding sequence ATGAAACATCCACTCACCGTGTTGCTGGCTGGCGCTCTGATCGCCTGCCCGCCAGCCCATGCTCAGAAGGACGGCCAGCCGCCGCTCAAAGTCGAAGCCTCATCGGCCAAACAATGGACCGGAGTCGCGATTAGCTCCGACGGACGGCTATTCGTGAACTATCCGTATTGGTCCGATAACGTTCCCGTCAGCGTAGCGGAGATCAAAGACGGCAAAGCAGTTCCCTACCCGTCGCCCGAGTGGAACGACCGCACCAGCGACGCGCATTTCAACGCGGTGCAATCCGTAGTCATCGATGCCAAAGACCGCCTTTGGGTCCTCGATACCAACAACCCGCAATTCAAAGGCGTACAGAAGCAGGGCCCCGTGCTCTACCAAATCGACCTCAAAACCAACCAAAAGGTCAAAGCCTACCCATTCCCGGAAGGAGTCTACCGCCCCAACTCCTACTTCAATGATGTGCGCATCGACACCGAATCCAACGTCGCCTACCTCACCGATTCCGGTAACGGTGCGTTGATCGTGCTCGATCTCAAATCCGGCGAATCACGCCGCCTGCTCGAAGGACATCCGTCGGTGAAAAGCGAACTCGACCAGCTCGTGTGCGACGGCGTCGTCTGGAAAAACAGCGTGGACGCCGACGGCATCGCCCTGACTCCTGACCGGCAGTATATCTACTTCATCGCCCTCACCAGCCACACGCTCTACCGGGTTGAAACCGCAGCTCTCACAAATCCCGAGCTCTCCCCAGACGAGCTGGCAGAGCAGGTCGAACAGGTCGCCAAGGTCCCAGCCACCGACGGGATGATGTTCGATTCCACTGGCAACCTCTGGCTCGGAGGCCTCGAAACCAACAGCATCAACCAACTCCACCCCGACCACAAAGTCAGCGAAGTCCTGCAGGCGCCGAGCATCCGCTGGGCCGACTCATTCGCCATCGGCCGCGATGGACGGATCTACTTCACCACCTCACAGATCCACATTCCAGAGGACAAGCGCCAGCAATACCAAGTGCTCTCGTTCACCCCCGCTGATCCTGCGGACACCACCGCTCCACCAGAACCCTAA
- a CDS encoding EutN/CcmL family microcompartment protein produces MNTQEPSLDGGRWLLVNPVDAGQLNDCLTQAPAITAQPTLVVYDAVGAGQGDIIGFVEGAEAAAPFDRPTPIDAISVTIFDSIHYQPVS; encoded by the coding sequence ATGAACACCCAGGAACCGTCGCTCGATGGCGGCCGCTGGTTGTTGGTGAACCCTGTGGACGCCGGGCAGCTCAACGATTGCCTCACCCAAGCACCTGCCATCACCGCCCAGCCGACACTGGTCGTGTACGACGCCGTTGGAGCGGGGCAGGGCGACATTATCGGGTTTGTCGAGGGAGCGGAAGCCGCCGCGCCATTCGACCGACCCACACCCATCGACGCTATCAGCGTCACGATTTTTGATTCAATCCATTACCAGCCTGTTAGCTAG